The Flavobacterium commune genome contains a region encoding:
- a CDS encoding DUF6132 family protein, producing the protein MNKKTIIITLVGILIGAVAGYLYYHYVGCITGTCVITSKPINATLYGALIGGLLSNSLIKTDKK; encoded by the coding sequence ATGAACAAAAAAACAATCATAATCACACTCGTAGGAATATTAATTGGCGCAGTAGCCGGCTATTTGTATTACCACTATGTGGGATGTATTACAGGAACTTGTGTCATCACTTCAAAACCTATTAATGCCACCCTCTACGGTGCCTTAATAGGCGGATTACTCTCTAACTCATTGATAAAAACCGATAAAAAATAA
- the trxA gene encoding thioredoxin, producing the protein MNSNFDKLIQSEKPILVDFFATWCGPCKMLSPILKEVKDQLGEQISIIKIDVDKNQQVAAQYQVRGVPTMILFQNGKQLWRQSGVLDKNAIINVISEKSIK; encoded by the coding sequence ATGAACAGTAATTTCGATAAATTAATTCAATCTGAAAAACCCATTTTAGTCGATTTTTTCGCTACTTGGTGTGGTCCCTGCAAAATGTTGAGTCCGATTTTAAAAGAAGTCAAAGACCAATTAGGAGAGCAAATTTCCATTATAAAAATTGATGTCGATAAAAACCAGCAAGTTGCTGCGCAATATCAGGTGCGTGGAGTTCCCACAATGATTTTATTCCAAAACGGAAAGCAATTGTGGAGACAATCGGGAGTTTTAGATAAAAATGCAATTATCAATGTTATTTCTGAAAAAAGCATAAAATGA
- a CDS encoding methyltransferase domain-containing protein: MNKLLKYKNITVMNNEQCCTISCESPLDQKHWDTQYKAQATGWDLGAIAPPIQNYIDSLVNKESRILIPGCGNTYEAEYLLEKGFTNITVIDIAPTLVAMLQQKFADNPNIKIVLGDFFEHQGEYDLIIEQTFFCALPPFLRQKYVWKMHQLLADGGILSGLLFNRTFEVSPPFGGSQNEYEMLFKEAFVFTKLEMAKNSAEPRKNSELFFEFKKNSTVQVRLYSFEGITCSGCMETVSTKFSAINEVLNVSMSTDFSEVLIISKKEIPLQELQTIVSYDEKYKILQIES; this comes from the coding sequence ATGAATAAGCTTTTAAAGTATAAAAATATTACTGTTATGAATAATGAACAATGCTGTACTATATCTTGCGAAAGTCCTTTAGATCAGAAACACTGGGATACGCAGTACAAAGCTCAGGCAACCGGATGGGATTTAGGTGCAATTGCCCCTCCTATTCAAAATTATATCGACTCATTAGTAAACAAAGAATCCCGCATTTTAATTCCAGGATGTGGCAACACTTATGAAGCCGAATATCTTTTAGAAAAAGGTTTTACCAATATTACTGTTATTGATATTGCGCCAACATTAGTAGCGATGCTGCAACAAAAATTTGCTGATAATCCGAATATCAAGATTGTATTAGGTGATTTTTTTGAACATCAAGGAGAATATGATCTCATTATCGAACAAACTTTTTTCTGTGCATTACCACCATTTTTACGTCAAAAATACGTTTGGAAAATGCACCAGCTTCTAGCTGATGGCGGAATACTTTCGGGATTATTGTTCAATCGAACTTTTGAAGTAAGTCCTCCTTTTGGCGGAAGCCAAAACGAATATGAAATGCTTTTTAAAGAGGCTTTTGTTTTCACAAAATTAGAAATGGCAAAAAATTCGGCAGAACCACGAAAAAATTCAGAGTTGTTTTTTGAATTTAAAAAGAATAGTACTGTTCAGGTTCGCCTTTATAGCTTCGAAGGAATTACTTGTAGCGGTTGTATGGAAACTGTGTCAACAAAATTTTCAGCCATTAACGAGGTTTTAAATGTAAGTATGAGTACTGACTTTTCCGAAGTTTTAATTATCAGCAAAAAAGAAATCCCGCTACAGGAACTACAAACAATAGTCTCTTATGACGAAAAATACAAAATACTCCAAATCGAATCCTAA
- a CDS encoding YgaP family membrane protein, protein MKHNMGKTDKTIRVTIAVAIAVLYFTGNIPGNLGIAAMAFAGMLLITVGINFCPFYTPWGIDTYKKNKEKLS, encoded by the coding sequence ATGAAACATAATATGGGAAAAACAGACAAAACAATCCGTGTGACTATTGCAGTAGCAATTGCAGTATTGTATTTTACAGGAAACATTCCGGGGAATTTAGGAATTGCTGCAATGGCTTTTGCCGGAATGTTATTAATTACTGTAGGAATCAATTTTTGCCCTTTTTATACTCCCTGGGGAATTGATACTTACAAAAAGAATAAAGAAAAACTAAGCTAA
- a CDS encoding MBL fold metallo-hydrolase, translating to MKIEQIYTGCLAQGAYYITSNGEAAIIDPLREIQPYLDRLKRDKVKLKYIFETHFHADFVSGHVDLSKETAAPIVYGPTAKPEFDAIIATDGQEFNIGNITIQALHTPGHTMESVTYLLIDENGKKHAIFSGDTLFIGDVGRPDLAQKAAHMTQEQLAATLYHSLRDKIMTLPDDVIVYPAHGAGSACGKNMSKETVSTIGNQKATNYALRANMTETEFIKEVTDGLLPPPAYFGMNVAMNKQGYESFESVLNHGMRAIEAKDFEAVAEDSGALILDTRKNADFAKGFIPQSINIGIEGDFAPWVGALIANVKQPIILVTEIDQEEETVTRLSRVGFDNIIGHLKGGFKAWEEAGFEIDTINRIPAEQFAHEVKIGESKIIDVRKESEYAAEHVQEAYSKPLAYINDWIKDINPQENFYLHCAGGYRSMIAASILQARGFRNFTEIEGGFNAISKTTVPKTDFVCQSKTLNN from the coding sequence ATGAAAATCGAACAAATATACACTGGATGCCTTGCTCAAGGTGCTTATTACATTACTTCAAATGGCGAAGCGGCAATTATAGACCCTTTACGCGAAATTCAACCTTACTTAGATCGTTTAAAACGTGATAAGGTCAAACTAAAATACATTTTCGAAACCCATTTCCACGCCGATTTTGTTTCAGGACATGTGGATTTGAGCAAAGAAACTGCGGCTCCAATTGTATATGGGCCAACTGCCAAACCTGAATTTGACGCTATTATTGCAACTGATGGTCAGGAATTCAACATTGGAAACATTACAATACAAGCCTTACACACTCCGGGGCACACCATGGAAAGTGTTACTTATTTGCTAATTGATGAAAATGGCAAAAAACATGCTATTTTCTCCGGTGATACTTTATTTATTGGCGATGTAGGAAGACCTGACTTGGCACAAAAAGCCGCTCACATGACTCAGGAACAATTAGCAGCAACTTTATACCATTCATTAAGAGATAAAATCATGACTTTGCCGGATGATGTAATTGTATATCCTGCACATGGAGCCGGAAGTGCCTGCGGTAAAAATATGAGTAAAGAAACTGTTTCGACCATTGGAAATCAAAAAGCCACTAATTATGCTTTGAGAGCCAATATGACCGAAACTGAATTTATCAAAGAAGTTACCGACGGACTATTGCCTCCACCTGCTTATTTTGGGATGAATGTGGCGATGAACAAACAGGGATATGAAAGTTTTGAATCGGTTTTAAACCACGGAATGAGAGCCATTGAAGCCAAAGATTTTGAAGCCGTTGCCGAAGATTCTGGTGCTTTAATTTTAGATACCCGTAAAAATGCTGATTTTGCCAAAGGTTTTATTCCGCAGTCCATTAATATTGGTATCGAAGGCGATTTTGCTCCTTGGGTAGGTGCGTTGATAGCCAATGTAAAACAACCTATTATTTTAGTTACCGAAATTGATCAGGAAGAAGAAACCGTAACCCGCCTGAGCCGTGTAGGTTTTGATAACATTATTGGTCATCTTAAAGGTGGTTTTAAAGCTTGGGAGGAAGCAGGATTTGAAATCGACACCATCAATCGAATTCCAGCAGAACAATTTGCCCATGAAGTAAAAATTGGCGAAAGCAAAATTATCGATGTTCGTAAAGAAAGTGAATACGCTGCCGAACATGTTCAAGAAGCATATTCAAAACCATTAGCTTATATCAATGATTGGATTAAAGATATCAATCCACAGGAAAATTTTTATCTGCACTGTGCCGGAGGATATCGCAGTATGATAGCTGCATCTATTTTACAAGCCAGAGGTTTTAGAAATTTTACCGAGATTGAAGGAGGTTTTAATGCTATTTCAAAAACGACTGTTCCTAAAACTGATTTTGTATGCCAAAGCAAAACATTAAACAACTAA
- a CDS encoding cytochrome ubiquinol oxidase subunit I, which yields MEEMLFYDRMQFAFTITFHYLFPQLTMGLSLIIVYFKWKFLKTNDPHYNKATHFWMRIFALNFAMGVVTGIPMEFQFGTNWAKFSELTGGIIGQTLAMEGMFSFFLESSFLGMFLFGEKILGHRWHFVTGLLICLGSWASGFLIIATHSWMQHPVGYEVLENGKFVLTNFSALFTNVWLWPSYLHNQMASMVTSSFVVAGIGAFYILLNKNVSYGKLFLKTGVVFGLISSIIVAMPTGDLLAKNVVKHQPVTFAAMEGIFHTEKKGAEIVLIGQPDVKDKKLDNKIAVPNVLSFLTYGNWDTEVKGLDQFPEDTHPTNISGLYYAYHIMVGLGTLFIGVMVLAAFQLTRKQLFQTKWLLWAFLFLMPFPYIANITGWYTAELGRQPWLVYDLLRTADGASPTVSSGNTLFTLMGFVGLYALLGMLFAILVGKIIYHGPEPKHS from the coding sequence ATGGAAGAAATGCTCTTTTATGACCGAATGCAATTTGCGTTTACCATTACCTTTCACTATTTATTTCCACAGTTAACAATGGGACTTTCGTTAATCATTGTTTATTTCAAATGGAAATTCTTAAAAACAAACGATCCACATTACAATAAAGCCACACATTTTTGGATGCGCATTTTTGCACTCAATTTTGCTATGGGTGTAGTTACAGGAATCCCAATGGAATTTCAGTTTGGAACCAATTGGGCTAAATTTTCGGAACTAACAGGTGGAATTATCGGGCAAACTCTGGCTATGGAAGGCATGTTTTCCTTCTTTCTGGAGTCTTCTTTTTTAGGGATGTTTTTATTTGGTGAAAAAATTCTCGGACATCGATGGCATTTTGTAACCGGATTATTGATTTGTTTGGGTTCCTGGGCCAGCGGATTTTTGATTATTGCTACGCATTCCTGGATGCAGCATCCGGTGGGTTATGAAGTATTGGAAAACGGAAAATTTGTATTGACTAATTTTTCGGCTTTGTTTACCAATGTGTGGTTGTGGCCTTCGTATTTACACAATCAAATGGCATCTATGGTGACGAGTTCTTTTGTCGTAGCAGGAATTGGAGCTTTTTATATTTTGTTAAACAAAAATGTTTCTTACGGAAAATTGTTTTTGAAAACAGGAGTTGTTTTCGGATTGATTTCGAGTATTATTGTTGCGATGCCAACAGGAGATTTATTGGCTAAAAACGTGGTAAAACACCAGCCGGTAACTTTTGCAGCTATGGAGGGAATTTTCCATACGGAGAAAAAAGGAGCCGAAATTGTTCTTATTGGGCAGCCAGACGTAAAAGACAAAAAACTGGATAATAAAATTGCAGTGCCTAATGTGTTGAGTTTTTTAACTTATGGCAATTGGGATACTGAAGTGAAAGGATTAGATCAATTTCCAGAAGACACACACCCAACCAATATTTCTGGTTTGTACTATGCTTATCATATTATGGTGGGTTTAGGAACGCTTTTTATTGGCGTGATGGTGTTGGCCGCTTTTCAATTGACTCGCAAGCAATTGTTTCAAACCAAATGGCTTTTGTGGGCGTTTTTATTCCTAATGCCATTTCCTTATATCGCTAATATTACGGGTTGGTACACGGCAGAATTAGGGCGTCAACCTTGGTTAGTGTATGATTTATTGCGCACTGCCGATGGGGCTTCACCAACGGTTTCCTCCGGGAATACCTTATTTACGCTGATGGGGTTTGTAGGTTTGTATGCCTTGTTAGGAATGTTGTTTGCTATTTTAGTTGGAAAAATTATTTATCACGGTCCTGAACCAAAACATTCTTAA
- the cydB gene encoding cytochrome d ubiquinol oxidase subunit II: MEFFWYVVLIGILATYLVLDGYDFGAGIIHLFFAKTEKDKKAITNAIGPFWDANEVWLIAAGGVLFYAFPTLYAASFSGFYLPLMMILWLLIFRAVGLELRGQIHNHMWEAVWDKAFGIASFLLALFFGMALGNVVRGVNLGMVTNGVSTQEPHFFFLPLWNPSFSPEAAELGIIDWFTLFLGVVSVVALMIHGANWIIYKTNSSLNTQLKNVVYKMNFVLLALVIVSLSVWHIIEKKPFHNFIDNPILFIFPLITFVGLFGLFKVRTFKKDGTGFLFSTLFLVGGFTSTTASIFPVVLPSTNNVNPSLTIYNVANGEYALSVGIYWFAIALALVIGYFIIQYKVFNGKMDDVGYGEH, from the coding sequence ATGGAATTCTTTTGGTATGTTGTATTAATTGGCATTTTGGCGACTTATTTAGTGCTGGATGGTTATGATTTTGGAGCGGGAATCATTCATTTGTTTTTTGCCAAAACAGAGAAAGATAAAAAAGCAATTACGAATGCTATTGGACCTTTTTGGGATGCCAATGAAGTGTGGCTGATTGCCGCAGGTGGTGTTTTGTTTTATGCTTTTCCTACCTTGTATGCAGCTTCGTTTAGCGGATTTTATTTACCGTTAATGATGATTTTGTGGTTGCTTATTTTTAGAGCGGTAGGATTAGAATTGCGAGGCCAAATTCACAATCACATGTGGGAAGCAGTTTGGGATAAAGCCTTTGGAATCGCTAGTTTCTTGTTGGCTTTGTTTTTCGGAATGGCATTAGGAAATGTTGTTCGCGGCGTAAATCTCGGGATGGTAACGAACGGTGTTTCTACTCAGGAACCGCATTTTTTCTTCCTGCCGTTGTGGAATCCTAGTTTTAGTCCGGAAGCGGCTGAACTAGGAATTATCGACTGGTTTACGCTTTTTCTGGGCGTGGTAAGTGTGGTGGCTTTGATGATTCATGGTGCTAACTGGATTATTTATAAAACCAATTCGTCTTTGAATACGCAATTAAAAAATGTGGTTTACAAAATGAATTTTGTTCTGTTGGCATTGGTAATTGTTTCACTTTCTGTTTGGCATATAATTGAGAAAAAACCTTTTCATAATTTTATTGATAACCCCATCCTTTTTATTTTTCCGCTGATTACATTTGTGGGTTTGTTTGGGTTATTTAAAGTCAGAACTTTTAAGAAAGATGGCACCGGATTTTTGTTTTCGACTCTTTTCCTCGTTGGCGGATTTACATCTACAACAGCTTCTATTTTTCCGGTCGTATTGCCTTCAACTAATAACGTTAATCCTTCTTTGACCATTTACAATGTTGCCAATGGCGAATATGCCTTATCAGTAGGTATATATTGGTTTGCTATTGCATTAGCTTTGGTAATTGGCTATTTTATTATTCAATACAAAGTCTTTAACGGGAAAATGGATGATGTGGGTTATGGGGAGCATTGA